The Podospora pseudopauciseta strain CBS 411.78 chromosome 2 map unlocalized CBS411.78m_2, whole genome shotgun sequence genome has a window encoding:
- the YTM1_1 gene encoding ribosome biogenesis protein ytm1 (COG:D; EggNog:ENOG503NZE8), producing MATDTPEPSATQLAQALVEFSLRGSFPEENVSSLPLKPDALAEAIKALADARAKLQAEIHAINEDTADDVRAWQTNAQSVQDDMIRSKALANEIIKTSEAPAVSGKDTHDAEAKAEFLVRELNYNAQVQEALKGIRTVNRTLDEVEKARDERRILDALHLLERLWKELDAIPVNKSCRAIKLLDIRAFELKSEVHEVFDHVWNALINVDVEKHTVSMSSGRDDEPMSLSDAVIGLQAYKEVDRRTAQLWASLNAAVLVPRMDMERETLPGIQIQDNTLEVKGTTDKSVESLFTDLEKVFRFLVERLPGDLVETISPTLLPGVIHRVTSVWLDSAVPSSLNDMARFQQVIALAKSFCATLRKLGFTNLGDLLEWTESAPRVWLSKCREAALDAVRTKLSKGFGEPTRVEKIEKQMVSKSEGQQIAANGAAAVDDDGEGWGDAWGIGDDEPPKEEPKEAEKKAAAKPADDGDEDVADAWGWGDEAAEEEQLIEETRKKTEMEDEDPADAWGWGDDTNNDALTATATATKSEPEIRELVLKETYSISSMPHPVLDLIAAIVEDGAALTQDRHASSPVAAAAAGLFGVPTLALALFRAISPHYYAPKEGGNMFLYNDATWLSEKLADFSATWKTRHDISTRAQNMLRLDNDVKALQGFANRAYTNELSLKKMMLRDRLGGEQNLLQLDDTESYVASAVSMVRSIALEWEPILAKSVWQQAVGSMVDALASKIVSDVMDLPSIGQEEAYNIAKHIASVEELDDLFLPSKGEVPLTAQFAGSWLRLKYLSEVLQSNLRDVRYLWTEGELSLYFGVEEVLDLIGASFEDNARTREVVREIRGNPRPRGE from the exons ATGGCTACCGATACTCCAGAGCCTTCAGCGACTCAACTGGCACAAGCACTCGTCGAATTTTCTTTACGCGGCTCTTTTCCAGAAGAAAATGTATCGTCACTGCCTCTCAAGCCCGATGCGCTGGCCGAAGCTATCAAGGCCCTCGCAGATGCCAGAGCTAAGCTCCAA GCAGAAATTCATGCGATCAACGAGGATACCGCCGACGATGTGCGAGCATGGCAAACCAATGCGCAATCTGTCCAGGACGACATGATCCGGTCGAAAGCGCTAGCAAACGAAATCATCAAAACTTCTGAAGCACCGGCAGTCTCAGGGAAGGATACCCACGATGCCGAGGCAAAGGCCGAGTTTCTGGTTCGGGAGCTCAACTACAACGCCCAAGTGCAGGAAGCTCTCAAAGGAATCAGGACAGTCAACCGCACACTCGATGAAGTTGAGAAAGCAAGAGATGAGCGGAGGATATTGGATGCGCTACACCTACTCGAACGATTATGGAAGGAACTTGATGCCATACCAGTCAACAAATCCTGTCGGGCAATCAAATTGCTGGATATCAGAGCTTTTGAACTCAAATCTGAGGTTCATGAGGTTTTCGACCATGTGTGGAACGCGCTTATCaatgttgatgttgagaagcATACGGTCTCTATGAGCAGCGGCCGGGATGATGAACCTATGAGTCTCTCGGATGCGGTGATAGGTCTGCAAGCCTACAAGGAGGTTGACAGGCGTACGGCTCAGCTCTGGGCCAGCCTTAATGCGGCTGTCCTCGTTCCCAGAATGGATATGGAGAGAGAGACCTTGCCGGGCATTCAAATACAAGAT AACACTCTGGAAGTAAAAGGTACGACAGATAAATCTGTCGAGTCTTTATTCACCGATCTCGAAAAGGTTTTTAGGTTCCTTGTTGAAAGATTACCCGGTGACTTGGTCGAGACCATTTCCCCCACCCTTCTTCCAGGGGTAATACACCGAGTAACCAGTGTATGGCTTGATTCGGCCGTCCCATCGTCTTTGAACGACATGGCGAGGTTTCAACAAGTCATCGCTCTCGCCAAAAGCTTCTGTGCGACACTACGGAAACTGGGATTCACAAATCTGGGAGATTTACTAGAGTGGACGGAAAGTGCCCCGAGGGTATGGCTCTCCAAGTGCAGGGAAGCCGCATTGGATGCGGTCCGCACAAAGCTGTCGAAAGGCTTTGGTGAACCGACCCGGGTAGAAAAGATCGAGAAGCAGATGGTGTCAAAGTCAGAAGGTCAACAAATAGCGGCCAATGGGGCCGCAGCtgttgatgacgatggagaAGGATGGGGTGATGCTTGGGGtattggggatgatgagccACCAAAAGAAGAGCCAAaagaggcggagaagaaggcagcTGCCAAACCAGCGGATGACGGTGACGAGGACGTAGCGGAtgcttggggatggggagatgaggctgccgaggaggagcagctcaTTGAGGAGACACGGAAGAAGACCGAGATGGAAGACGAGGATCCAGCTGATGCTTGGGGCTGGGGTGATGATACTAATAATGACGCGCTTACGGCTACAGCGACAGCTACAAAATCGGAGCCAGAGATCAGGGAACTAGTGTTGAAGGAGACATATAGCATTTCATCGATGCCACATCCTGTCTTGGACCTAATAGCAGCCATTGTGGAAGATGGTGCGGCTCTGACCCAGGACAGACACGCGAGTAGCCCGGTAGCAGCAGCTGCGGCTGGACTGTTCGGTGTGCCGACTCTTGCGCTGGCATTATTCAGAGCCATCTCGCCTCACTACTACGCTCCAAAGGAGGGTGGGAATAT GTTCCTCTACAATGACGCAACCTGGCTATCGGAAAAACTAGCGGATTTCTCGGCCACCTGGAAAACCCGCCATGATATCAGCACCCGAGCGCAAAACATGCTGAGACTAGACAACGACGTCAAGGCTCTTCAAGGGTTTGCCAACCGCGCCTACACGAACGAGCTCAGTCTCAAAAAGATGATGCTGCGGGATCGGTTGGGGGGTGAGCAAAACCTTTTGCAGCTGGACGACACGGAATCCTACGTTGCGTCGGCGGTCTCGATGGTTAGGTCGATAGCGCTGGAGTGGGAGCCCATCCTGGCAAAATCTGTGTGGCAGCAGGCGGTTGGGTCGATGGTTGACGCGTTGGCGTCGAAGATTGTTTCTGATGTGATGGATCTGCCGTCTAttgggcaggaggaggcgtATAATATCGCGAAGCACATCGCttcggtggaggagctggatgatTTGTTTTTGCCGAGCAAGGGGGAGGTGCCGTTGACGGCGCAGTTTGCGGGGagctggttgaggttgaagtACTTGAGCGAGGTGCTGCAGAGCAATTTGAGGGATGTGAGGTATTTGTGGACGGAGGGGGAGCTGAGCTTGTAttttggggtggaggaggtgctggatTTGATTGGGGCTAGTTTTGAGGATAAtgcgaggacgagggaggtggtgagggagattAGGGGGAATCCGAGGCCTAGGGGGGAGTag